Proteins from a genomic interval of Neodiprion lecontei isolate iyNeoLeco1 chromosome 2, iyNeoLeco1.1, whole genome shotgun sequence:
- the LOC107221233 gene encoding probable phosphorylase b kinase regulatory subunit beta isoform X1 — MAQILTSPLSTHKAPFIKDNRQCSLSDLDVDMFLKISNYEDTVRQLDIYYGIVKRQLLRHQSCITGLFPQISSDKVVGSVRESIYCAAAIWSLYQAYRRIDDDRGKSYELGQSAIKCMRGILECWIKQSSRIELFKRNQCNLFALHCKFHLVTGDEIFPDTDYHHLQIDVVSLYLIFLVQMISSGLQIIYTQDEVAFVQNLVYYVERAYRTPDFGIWERGSRYNDGTPEIHASSIGMAKSALEAINGCNLFGEKGASWSVIYVDIDAHNRNRSIFETMLPRESSSKSVDAALLPTISFPAFATHEENLYNETKANIIRRLQGNYGFKRFGRDGYKTVLEETHRRYYKQGQIKEFDNIECEWPLFYIFMIIDGVFKTLPEQVEEYQNLLKLRLHKDVNGDPVIPMYYFVPEENIEVEKAQPGSALRMSSIEGSGQKSTGEAENVTLYLWNQAMFVIAQLLTAGLLHINELDPIRRYLPSYNRPRRAGRYSAFQAKPSIGTHTDLVVQIVLIAESMRLQAMMATYGIQTQTPHEVEPVQIWSSTQLVKVYEQLGVNKKLDLRGRPARPVGSLGTSKVYRVCGMTVLCYPLIFEVSEFYLYRDMALLIDDIKTELQFVGRYWRLSGRPTVCLLIREEHMRDPQFKQMLDLFAMLKKGYCDGTKVRIGRLQNLISSSCIEHLDFMDTMDTDLSLTQFRQLEHDYIGYQSLTDVPRALSYSEELKEYSKYMKEPLCNILDEIRNTDGLYAKCQLYGILLKREGIDYKCNGLTVGDHLRGLYQQAGGLRYWMAIRYCSSMLHHTVDSISPFITGVLVNGKQITVGVVGQEETVFDKPMTPAEIQSVMYSTIQPHDIIQAVLQQEVLLYCGRLIGTNPEMFKGILKIRVGWVLEAVKLYVQMFGKNPKPIENYSPYEVRRFLMKVLTIKDWAVTQNLSILGRRKIEGCLCRVPANFYNQVWEVLVRCPFGITVNGRDLAQKPTLFNMTRSELTFALLVESILNHIPLPEYRQLVVELLTIVSTILLRNPELKFQKQLDLNKLVEDAFIMYCKDQNIDKSKDMTPLFSAHFTITTGYLARAVVNDVLIGGCFSTALDVQDSVEADEMCKIT; from the exons ATGGCACAAATACTCACATCACCGTTAAGTACTCATAA aGCTCCATTTATAAAGGACAACCGTCAGTGCAGCTTAAGTGATTTAGATGTCGacatgtttttgaaaatatctaacTACGAGGATACTGTCCGCCAACTAGATATATATTATGGCATAG TAAAAAGACAGTTATTGAGACATCAAAGCTGCATCACAGGcctttttcctcaaatttcaAGTGACAAAGTTGTTGGCAGCGTTAGGGAAAGTATTTACTGTGCAGCAGCAATCTGGAGCTTGTATCAAGCCTACAG ACGAATAGATGATGACAGAGGAAAATCTTACGAGCTTGGGCAGTCAGCCATAAAGTGTATGCGAGGTATACTTGAATGCTGGATAAAGCAGTCATCAAGAATCGAATTGTTCAAGCGCAATCAGTGCAACTTGTTTGCTCTGcattgtaaatttcatttagTTACAGGCGATGAAATATTTCCAGATACAGATTATCACCATTTACAG ATCGATGTTGTTTCTCTTTACCTGATTTTTCTGGTTCAAATGATATCATCGGGCTTGCAAATAATATATACGCAGGACGAAGTAGCTTTTGTACAGAACTTGGTATACTATGTTGAGCGAGCCTATCGCACACCAGATTTTGGTATTTGGGAACGGGGTAGCCGTTACAATGACGGAACACCTGAGATACATGCCAGTTCCATTGGTATGGCTAAAAGCGCACTGGAAGCCATAAATGGATGCAATTTGTTTGGAGAAAAAGGAGCATCCTGGTCCGTTATATATGTCGACATCGATGCTCATAATAGGAACCGCAgcatttttgaaacaatgctccCAAGAGAATCTAGTTCAAAG AGTGTGGATGCTGCCTTGCTTCCTACTATTTCGTTTCCAGCATTTGCAACTcatgaagaaaatttatacaatgaaaCTAAGGCAAATATAATACGCAGACTGCAAGGCAATTATGGTTTCAAACGATTTGGTAGGGATGGGTATAAGACTGTGCTTGAAGAAACACATCGTCGGTACTATAAGCAAGGACAAATTAAG GAATTTGACAACATCGAGTGTGAGTGGccattattttatattttcatgatCATTGATGGCGTATTCAAAACTCTTCCAGAGCAAGTTGAAGAGTATCAAAACCTGTTGAAATTGAGGCTTCATAAAGACGTTAATGGAG ATCCTGTGATACCCATGTATTACTTTGTCCctgaagaaaatattgaagtAGAAAAAGCACAGCCAGGCAGTGCACTGCGAATGTCCAGCATCGAAGGTAGTGGGCAGAAATCAACTGGCGAAGCAGAGAATGTAACCCTTTACTTGTGGAACCAAGCTATGTTCGTAATTGCACAGTTGTTAACAGCTGGTTTGTTGCACATTAATGAGTTGGATCCAATTCGACGTTATCTTCCGTCTTACAATAGGCCACGTAGAGCGGGTAGATACTCTGCGTTTCAG GCAAAGCCCAGCATT GGGACGCACACAGATCTGGTTGTACAGATAGTTTTAATCGCAGAGTCCATGAGGCTGCAGGCTATGATGGCTACATATGGTATTCAAACACAGACACCTCATGAAGTAGAACCTGTACAAATCTGGTCATCCACTCAATTGGTTAAAGTCTATGAACAACTTGGAGTCAATAAGAAATTAGATCTGCGTGGTCGACCTGCGAGGCCGGTTGGTTCCCTAGGCACTAGTAAG GTGTACAGAGTTTGCGGTATGACGGTCTTATGCTATCCCTTGATATTCGAagtttctgaattttatttatatcggGATATGGCACTACTGATTGATGACATCAAAACGGAGCTGCAATTTGTTGGCAGATATTGGAGACTCTCTGGCCGGCCTACCGTCTGTCTTCTTATAAGAGAAGAACACATGCG TGACCcacaatttaaacaaatgtTGGATTTATTTGCAATGTTGAAAAAAGGATACTGCGATGGAACTAAAGTAAGAATTGGACGCCTGCAAAATCTGATCTCGTCTTCATGCATTG AGCATTTAGACTTCATGGATACCATGGACACTGATCTATCGCTTACGCAATTCCGACAACTAGAACATGACTACATTGGATATCAGagtttgacagatgtaccccGGGCACTGTCGTATTCTGAAGAATTAAAAGAATATTCC aaaTACATGAAAGAGCCATTATGCAACATATTAGACGAAATTCGAAATACAGATGGACTGTATGCTAAATGTCAGCTTTATGGCATCTTGTTGAAACGTGAAGGCATTGACTACAAATGTAATGGACTGACAG TGGGTGATCACCTCAGGGGTTTGTATCAGCAGGCTGGTGGCCTCAGATATTGGATGGCAATCCGTTACTGTAGTAGTATGCTGCATCACACTGTCGACAGTATTAGTCCGTTTATCACAGGCGTCCTTGTCAATGGAAAACAG atAACAGTTGGTGTGGTAGGTCAAGAAGAAACTGTGTTCGATAAACCAATGACTCCTGCTGAGATCCAGTCCGTTATGTATTCTACGATTCAACCTCATGACATAATTCAAGCTGTCCTTCAACAGGAGGTTCTACTTTATTGCGGTAGACTTATCGGCACCAATCCAGAAATGTTTAAAGGCATTCTTAAAATACGTGTTGG ttGGGTGCTAGAAGCTGTCAAACTCTATGTGCAAATGTTTGGAAAGAACCCAAAACCCATTGAGAACTATAGCCCCTACGAAGTTAGACGATTCTTGATGAAAGTGCTGACCATCAAGGATTGGGCAGTTACACAGAA tttgaGCATATTAGGTAGAAGGAAGATTGAAGGATGCCTGTGCAGAGTGCCTGCAAACTTTTACAACCAGGTATGGGAAGTTCTAGTTCGTTGTCCTTTTGGGATTACTGTCAATGGGCGAGATTTGGCCCAAAAGCCAACATTATTTAATATGACGCGATCGGAGCTTACATTTGCACTCCTAGTTGAATCTATTCTCAATCATATTCCATTACCGGAATATCGCCAGCTGGTCGTTGAG CTTTTGACTATTGTGTCAACGATACTATTGCGAAACCCTGAGCTCAAATTTCAGAAACAATTAGATCTGAACAAGCTTGTTGAAGATGCATTCATCATGTACTGTAAG GACCAGAATATAGATAAGAGCAAAGACATGACTCCGTTATTTTCTGCACATTTCACAATTACAACAGGATACCTTGCTCGGGCTGTAGTCAATGATGTCCTCATTGGTGGATGCTTTTCCACTGCTCTAGATGTACAGGACAGTGTTGAAGCTGATGAAATGTGTAAGATTACATAA
- the LOC107221233 gene encoding probable phosphorylase b kinase regulatory subunit beta isoform X5 has protein sequence MFLKISNYEDTVRQLDIYYGIVKRQLLRHQSCITGLFPQISSDKVVGSVRESIYCAAAIWSLYQAYRRIDDDRGKSYELGQSAIKCMRGILECWIKQSSRIELFKRNQCNLFALHCKFHLVTGDEIFPDTDYHHLQIDVVSLYLIFLVQMISSGLQIIYTQDEVAFVQNLVYYVERAYRTPDFGIWERGSRYNDGTPEIHASSIGMAKSALEAINGCNLFGEKGASWSVIYVDIDAHNRNRSIFETMLPRESSSKSVDAALLPTISFPAFATHEENLYNETKANIIRRLQGNYGFKRFGRDGYKTVLEETHRRYYKQGQIKEFDNIECEWPLFYIFMIIDGVFKTLPEQVEEYQNLLKLRLHKDVNGDPVIPMYYFVPEENIEVEKAQPGSALRMSSIEGSGQKSTGEAENVTLYLWNQAMFVIAQLLTAGLLHINELDPIRRYLPSYNRPRRAGRYSAFQAKPSIGTHTDLVVQIVLIAESMRLQAMMATYGIQTQTPHEVEPVQIWSSTQLVKVYEQLGVNKKLDLRGRPARPVGSLGTSKVYRVCGMTVLCYPLIFEVSEFYLYRDMALLIDDIKTELQFVGRYWRLSGRPTVCLLIREEHMRDPQFKQMLDLFAMLKKGYCDGTKVRIGRLQNLISSSCIEHLDFMDTMDTDLSLTQFRQLEHDYIGYQSLTDVPRALSYSEELKEYSKYMKEPLCNILDEIRNTDGLYAKCQLYGILLKREGIDYKCNGLTVGDHLRGLYQQAGGLRYWMAIRYCSSMLHHTVDSISPFITGVLVNGKQITVGVVGQEETVFDKPMTPAEIQSVMYSTIQPHDIIQAVLQQEVLLYCGRLIGTNPEMFKGILKIRVGWVLEAVKLYVQMFGKNPKPIENYSPYEVRRFLMKVLTIKDWAVTQNLSILGRRKIEGCLCRVPANFYNQVWEVLVRCPFGITVNGRDLAQKPTLFNMTRSELTFALLVESILNHIPLPEYRQLVVELLTIVSTILLRNPELKFQKQLDLNKLVEDAFIMYCKDQNIDKSKDMTPLFSAHFTITTGYLARAVVNDVLIGGCFSTALDVQDSVEADEMCKIT, from the exons atgtttttgaaaatatctaacTACGAGGATACTGTCCGCCAACTAGATATATATTATGGCATAG TAAAAAGACAGTTATTGAGACATCAAAGCTGCATCACAGGcctttttcctcaaatttcaAGTGACAAAGTTGTTGGCAGCGTTAGGGAAAGTATTTACTGTGCAGCAGCAATCTGGAGCTTGTATCAAGCCTACAG ACGAATAGATGATGACAGAGGAAAATCTTACGAGCTTGGGCAGTCAGCCATAAAGTGTATGCGAGGTATACTTGAATGCTGGATAAAGCAGTCATCAAGAATCGAATTGTTCAAGCGCAATCAGTGCAACTTGTTTGCTCTGcattgtaaatttcatttagTTACAGGCGATGAAATATTTCCAGATACAGATTATCACCATTTACAG ATCGATGTTGTTTCTCTTTACCTGATTTTTCTGGTTCAAATGATATCATCGGGCTTGCAAATAATATATACGCAGGACGAAGTAGCTTTTGTACAGAACTTGGTATACTATGTTGAGCGAGCCTATCGCACACCAGATTTTGGTATTTGGGAACGGGGTAGCCGTTACAATGACGGAACACCTGAGATACATGCCAGTTCCATTGGTATGGCTAAAAGCGCACTGGAAGCCATAAATGGATGCAATTTGTTTGGAGAAAAAGGAGCATCCTGGTCCGTTATATATGTCGACATCGATGCTCATAATAGGAACCGCAgcatttttgaaacaatgctccCAAGAGAATCTAGTTCAAAG AGTGTGGATGCTGCCTTGCTTCCTACTATTTCGTTTCCAGCATTTGCAACTcatgaagaaaatttatacaatgaaaCTAAGGCAAATATAATACGCAGACTGCAAGGCAATTATGGTTTCAAACGATTTGGTAGGGATGGGTATAAGACTGTGCTTGAAGAAACACATCGTCGGTACTATAAGCAAGGACAAATTAAG GAATTTGACAACATCGAGTGTGAGTGGccattattttatattttcatgatCATTGATGGCGTATTCAAAACTCTTCCAGAGCAAGTTGAAGAGTATCAAAACCTGTTGAAATTGAGGCTTCATAAAGACGTTAATGGAG ATCCTGTGATACCCATGTATTACTTTGTCCctgaagaaaatattgaagtAGAAAAAGCACAGCCAGGCAGTGCACTGCGAATGTCCAGCATCGAAGGTAGTGGGCAGAAATCAACTGGCGAAGCAGAGAATGTAACCCTTTACTTGTGGAACCAAGCTATGTTCGTAATTGCACAGTTGTTAACAGCTGGTTTGTTGCACATTAATGAGTTGGATCCAATTCGACGTTATCTTCCGTCTTACAATAGGCCACGTAGAGCGGGTAGATACTCTGCGTTTCAG GCAAAGCCCAGCATT GGGACGCACACAGATCTGGTTGTACAGATAGTTTTAATCGCAGAGTCCATGAGGCTGCAGGCTATGATGGCTACATATGGTATTCAAACACAGACACCTCATGAAGTAGAACCTGTACAAATCTGGTCATCCACTCAATTGGTTAAAGTCTATGAACAACTTGGAGTCAATAAGAAATTAGATCTGCGTGGTCGACCTGCGAGGCCGGTTGGTTCCCTAGGCACTAGTAAG GTGTACAGAGTTTGCGGTATGACGGTCTTATGCTATCCCTTGATATTCGAagtttctgaattttatttatatcggGATATGGCACTACTGATTGATGACATCAAAACGGAGCTGCAATTTGTTGGCAGATATTGGAGACTCTCTGGCCGGCCTACCGTCTGTCTTCTTATAAGAGAAGAACACATGCG TGACCcacaatttaaacaaatgtTGGATTTATTTGCAATGTTGAAAAAAGGATACTGCGATGGAACTAAAGTAAGAATTGGACGCCTGCAAAATCTGATCTCGTCTTCATGCATTG AGCATTTAGACTTCATGGATACCATGGACACTGATCTATCGCTTACGCAATTCCGACAACTAGAACATGACTACATTGGATATCAGagtttgacagatgtaccccGGGCACTGTCGTATTCTGAAGAATTAAAAGAATATTCC aaaTACATGAAAGAGCCATTATGCAACATATTAGACGAAATTCGAAATACAGATGGACTGTATGCTAAATGTCAGCTTTATGGCATCTTGTTGAAACGTGAAGGCATTGACTACAAATGTAATGGACTGACAG TGGGTGATCACCTCAGGGGTTTGTATCAGCAGGCTGGTGGCCTCAGATATTGGATGGCAATCCGTTACTGTAGTAGTATGCTGCATCACACTGTCGACAGTATTAGTCCGTTTATCACAGGCGTCCTTGTCAATGGAAAACAG atAACAGTTGGTGTGGTAGGTCAAGAAGAAACTGTGTTCGATAAACCAATGACTCCTGCTGAGATCCAGTCCGTTATGTATTCTACGATTCAACCTCATGACATAATTCAAGCTGTCCTTCAACAGGAGGTTCTACTTTATTGCGGTAGACTTATCGGCACCAATCCAGAAATGTTTAAAGGCATTCTTAAAATACGTGTTGG ttGGGTGCTAGAAGCTGTCAAACTCTATGTGCAAATGTTTGGAAAGAACCCAAAACCCATTGAGAACTATAGCCCCTACGAAGTTAGACGATTCTTGATGAAAGTGCTGACCATCAAGGATTGGGCAGTTACACAGAA tttgaGCATATTAGGTAGAAGGAAGATTGAAGGATGCCTGTGCAGAGTGCCTGCAAACTTTTACAACCAGGTATGGGAAGTTCTAGTTCGTTGTCCTTTTGGGATTACTGTCAATGGGCGAGATTTGGCCCAAAAGCCAACATTATTTAATATGACGCGATCGGAGCTTACATTTGCACTCCTAGTTGAATCTATTCTCAATCATATTCCATTACCGGAATATCGCCAGCTGGTCGTTGAG CTTTTGACTATTGTGTCAACGATACTATTGCGAAACCCTGAGCTCAAATTTCAGAAACAATTAGATCTGAACAAGCTTGTTGAAGATGCATTCATCATGTACTGTAAG GACCAGAATATAGATAAGAGCAAAGACATGACTCCGTTATTTTCTGCACATTTCACAATTACAACAGGATACCTTGCTCGGGCTGTAGTCAATGATGTCCTCATTGGTGGATGCTTTTCCACTGCTCTAGATGTACAGGACAGTGTTGAAGCTGATGAAATGTGTAAGATTACATAA
- the LOC107221233 gene encoding probable phosphorylase b kinase regulatory subunit beta isoform X4, translating to MAQILTSPAPFIKDNRQCSLSDLDVDMFLKISNYEDTVRQLDIYYGIVKRQLLRHQSCITGLFPQISSDKVVGSVRESIYCAAAIWSLYQAYRRIDDDRGKSYELGQSAIKCMRGILECWIKQSSRIELFKRNQCNLFALHCKFHLVTGDEIFPDTDYHHLQIDVVSLYLIFLVQMISSGLQIIYTQDEVAFVQNLVYYVERAYRTPDFGIWERGSRYNDGTPEIHASSIGMAKSALEAINGCNLFGEKGASWSVIYVDIDAHNRNRSIFETMLPRESSSKSVDAALLPTISFPAFATHEENLYNETKANIIRRLQGNYGFKRFGRDGYKTVLEETHRRYYKQGQIKEFDNIECEWPLFYIFMIIDGVFKTLPEQVEEYQNLLKLRLHKDVNGDPVIPMYYFVPEENIEVEKAQPGSALRMSSIEGSGQKSTGEAENVTLYLWNQAMFVIAQLLTAGLLHINELDPIRRYLPSYNRPRRAGRYSAFQAKPSIGTHTDLVVQIVLIAESMRLQAMMATYGIQTQTPHEVEPVQIWSSTQLVKVYEQLGVNKKLDLRGRPARPVGSLGTSKVYRVCGMTVLCYPLIFEVSEFYLYRDMALLIDDIKTELQFVGRYWRLSGRPTVCLLIREEHMRDPQFKQMLDLFAMLKKGYCDGTKVRIGRLQNLISSSCIEHLDFMDTMDTDLSLTQFRQLEHDYIGYQSLTDVPRALSYSEELKEYSKYMKEPLCNILDEIRNTDGLYAKCQLYGILLKREGIDYKCNGLTVGDHLRGLYQQAGGLRYWMAIRYCSSMLHHTVDSISPFITGVLVNGKQITVGVVGQEETVFDKPMTPAEIQSVMYSTIQPHDIIQAVLQQEVLLYCGRLIGTNPEMFKGILKIRVGWVLEAVKLYVQMFGKNPKPIENYSPYEVRRFLMKVLTIKDWAVTQNLSILGRRKIEGCLCRVPANFYNQVWEVLVRCPFGITVNGRDLAQKPTLFNMTRSELTFALLVESILNHIPLPEYRQLVVELLTIVSTILLRNPELKFQKQLDLNKLVEDAFIMYCKDQNIDKSKDMTPLFSAHFTITTGYLARAVVNDVLIGGCFSTALDVQDSVEADEMCKIT from the exons ATGGCACAAATACTCACATCACC aGCTCCATTTATAAAGGACAACCGTCAGTGCAGCTTAAGTGATTTAGATGTCGacatgtttttgaaaatatctaacTACGAGGATACTGTCCGCCAACTAGATATATATTATGGCATAG TAAAAAGACAGTTATTGAGACATCAAAGCTGCATCACAGGcctttttcctcaaatttcaAGTGACAAAGTTGTTGGCAGCGTTAGGGAAAGTATTTACTGTGCAGCAGCAATCTGGAGCTTGTATCAAGCCTACAG ACGAATAGATGATGACAGAGGAAAATCTTACGAGCTTGGGCAGTCAGCCATAAAGTGTATGCGAGGTATACTTGAATGCTGGATAAAGCAGTCATCAAGAATCGAATTGTTCAAGCGCAATCAGTGCAACTTGTTTGCTCTGcattgtaaatttcatttagTTACAGGCGATGAAATATTTCCAGATACAGATTATCACCATTTACAG ATCGATGTTGTTTCTCTTTACCTGATTTTTCTGGTTCAAATGATATCATCGGGCTTGCAAATAATATATACGCAGGACGAAGTAGCTTTTGTACAGAACTTGGTATACTATGTTGAGCGAGCCTATCGCACACCAGATTTTGGTATTTGGGAACGGGGTAGCCGTTACAATGACGGAACACCTGAGATACATGCCAGTTCCATTGGTATGGCTAAAAGCGCACTGGAAGCCATAAATGGATGCAATTTGTTTGGAGAAAAAGGAGCATCCTGGTCCGTTATATATGTCGACATCGATGCTCATAATAGGAACCGCAgcatttttgaaacaatgctccCAAGAGAATCTAGTTCAAAG AGTGTGGATGCTGCCTTGCTTCCTACTATTTCGTTTCCAGCATTTGCAACTcatgaagaaaatttatacaatgaaaCTAAGGCAAATATAATACGCAGACTGCAAGGCAATTATGGTTTCAAACGATTTGGTAGGGATGGGTATAAGACTGTGCTTGAAGAAACACATCGTCGGTACTATAAGCAAGGACAAATTAAG GAATTTGACAACATCGAGTGTGAGTGGccattattttatattttcatgatCATTGATGGCGTATTCAAAACTCTTCCAGAGCAAGTTGAAGAGTATCAAAACCTGTTGAAATTGAGGCTTCATAAAGACGTTAATGGAG ATCCTGTGATACCCATGTATTACTTTGTCCctgaagaaaatattgaagtAGAAAAAGCACAGCCAGGCAGTGCACTGCGAATGTCCAGCATCGAAGGTAGTGGGCAGAAATCAACTGGCGAAGCAGAGAATGTAACCCTTTACTTGTGGAACCAAGCTATGTTCGTAATTGCACAGTTGTTAACAGCTGGTTTGTTGCACATTAATGAGTTGGATCCAATTCGACGTTATCTTCCGTCTTACAATAGGCCACGTAGAGCGGGTAGATACTCTGCGTTTCAG GCAAAGCCCAGCATT GGGACGCACACAGATCTGGTTGTACAGATAGTTTTAATCGCAGAGTCCATGAGGCTGCAGGCTATGATGGCTACATATGGTATTCAAACACAGACACCTCATGAAGTAGAACCTGTACAAATCTGGTCATCCACTCAATTGGTTAAAGTCTATGAACAACTTGGAGTCAATAAGAAATTAGATCTGCGTGGTCGACCTGCGAGGCCGGTTGGTTCCCTAGGCACTAGTAAG GTGTACAGAGTTTGCGGTATGACGGTCTTATGCTATCCCTTGATATTCGAagtttctgaattttatttatatcggGATATGGCACTACTGATTGATGACATCAAAACGGAGCTGCAATTTGTTGGCAGATATTGGAGACTCTCTGGCCGGCCTACCGTCTGTCTTCTTATAAGAGAAGAACACATGCG TGACCcacaatttaaacaaatgtTGGATTTATTTGCAATGTTGAAAAAAGGATACTGCGATGGAACTAAAGTAAGAATTGGACGCCTGCAAAATCTGATCTCGTCTTCATGCATTG AGCATTTAGACTTCATGGATACCATGGACACTGATCTATCGCTTACGCAATTCCGACAACTAGAACATGACTACATTGGATATCAGagtttgacagatgtaccccGGGCACTGTCGTATTCTGAAGAATTAAAAGAATATTCC aaaTACATGAAAGAGCCATTATGCAACATATTAGACGAAATTCGAAATACAGATGGACTGTATGCTAAATGTCAGCTTTATGGCATCTTGTTGAAACGTGAAGGCATTGACTACAAATGTAATGGACTGACAG TGGGTGATCACCTCAGGGGTTTGTATCAGCAGGCTGGTGGCCTCAGATATTGGATGGCAATCCGTTACTGTAGTAGTATGCTGCATCACACTGTCGACAGTATTAGTCCGTTTATCACAGGCGTCCTTGTCAATGGAAAACAG atAACAGTTGGTGTGGTAGGTCAAGAAGAAACTGTGTTCGATAAACCAATGACTCCTGCTGAGATCCAGTCCGTTATGTATTCTACGATTCAACCTCATGACATAATTCAAGCTGTCCTTCAACAGGAGGTTCTACTTTATTGCGGTAGACTTATCGGCACCAATCCAGAAATGTTTAAAGGCATTCTTAAAATACGTGTTGG ttGGGTGCTAGAAGCTGTCAAACTCTATGTGCAAATGTTTGGAAAGAACCCAAAACCCATTGAGAACTATAGCCCCTACGAAGTTAGACGATTCTTGATGAAAGTGCTGACCATCAAGGATTGGGCAGTTACACAGAA tttgaGCATATTAGGTAGAAGGAAGATTGAAGGATGCCTGTGCAGAGTGCCTGCAAACTTTTACAACCAGGTATGGGAAGTTCTAGTTCGTTGTCCTTTTGGGATTACTGTCAATGGGCGAGATTTGGCCCAAAAGCCAACATTATTTAATATGACGCGATCGGAGCTTACATTTGCACTCCTAGTTGAATCTATTCTCAATCATATTCCATTACCGGAATATCGCCAGCTGGTCGTTGAG CTTTTGACTATTGTGTCAACGATACTATTGCGAAACCCTGAGCTCAAATTTCAGAAACAATTAGATCTGAACAAGCTTGTTGAAGATGCATTCATCATGTACTGTAAG GACCAGAATATAGATAAGAGCAAAGACATGACTCCGTTATTTTCTGCACATTTCACAATTACAACAGGATACCTTGCTCGGGCTGTAGTCAATGATGTCCTCATTGGTGGATGCTTTTCCACTGCTCTAGATGTACAGGACAGTGTTGAAGCTGATGAAATGTGTAAGATTACATAA